One Vicia villosa cultivar HV-30 ecotype Madison, WI linkage group LG5, Vvil1.0, whole genome shotgun sequence genomic window, ttttttaattgttttgataATTTGGTAATGTGTTTTATgtaatttgatttaaatttataaacATGATATTTTATTACAGTAActtagtatattttatttataattaagttAACATTTTGAAATACTGATATATTTATgatattatatactaattttaaaatatttaaatataaaataaaccagcATGAATTTTAGTTTCGTAAAAAACCATTCAGATGAGTGATGAGACAATAATATGCTCAACTCAAGCTTAATTATTACATTGATCAAAACAAATTCCATAATAAGAAACTCATATTCCCCTCTATATATCCTCTAAAATAGTAGAAACATAGTAGGAACATATAAATTTACACCCTTTCTCCAAAATTACAAAGGAGAAGGTGCAGGTGCCACAACAATGTCTTCTGAAACAGCAGAAACAGGTCCAAATGCAGCTCCTGAACTCACAAGCTCAACCATAGCGCGACGAGGATTGCTCTTATGTTTCTCACATAATTCCGGCAAAAACACTCCTGTTTATCACATCaatgaaaatttattattatctatattgaattaaataaaactatACAGTCTCTGGTCACTATTATAAACAAACTTTAAGTTTTGTGGTACATTTGACTGTTAATGAATCTAGTCCATTTGTGGTACATTTGACTGTTAATGTATTtagtccatatatatatatatatatatatatatatatatatatatatatatatatatatatatatatatatgtatatatatatacagactAATATTAACAGTCAAATGTATCCAAAAAGTGAAATTTACGTGATTATGATTAGCACTCTTACCCTCTCCAGCAGCCAAATTGAAGTAAAGATCAACAATGTTAGGACACTTCTCATAACAAGCTGGTGAACAAAGTTTGCCAGTGAACTGTGGCTCAAAGAAAGCATCAGATGAAATACCAACAGAACTTCTATCAACACCACATCCTCCCACACACTCGTCTGTCTCTATGTACTCCGACATTCTCTCCACCACAACTTCAGATGTTCTACATTCATACTCGATTTCACCGTTCGCTCCTTTCTCCGTCTCCAACAAACACCTCTTCCCCGATGAAGCTATCGAGAAAGTACACACTTCCTTCGGTAAATCCTCGCATATCATCTCGCCTGCAAAATTCACAACTAGGTTTAATATACATATCATTGAAAAAAACatcaaagaaaaataataggTTATAATATATAGTACGTACCAAAAGATGCATGGATGAGAAAAGAAGAAAGTAACAAAACCAATGATAG contains:
- the LOC131601372 gene encoding uncharacterized protein LOC131601372 isoform X1, with translation MSFSNKLSLVLLLSSFLIHASFGEMICEDLPKEVCTFSIASSGKRCLLETEKGANGEIEYECRTSEVVVERMSEYIETDECVGGCGVDRSSVGISSDAFFEPQFTGKLCSPACYEKCPNIVDLYFNLAAGEGVFLPELCEKHKSNPRRAMVELVSSGAAFGPVSAVSEDIVVAPAPSPL